The proteins below come from a single Faecalibaculum rodentium genomic window:
- a CDS encoding Na/Pi cotransporter family protein: protein MDENVSMVLSLLTGVALFLFGMSSMSDGLKKVAGNKMEMILYKLTNTPLKGFLLGTAVTCAVQSSSAATVMVIGFVNSGMMKFTQAIAVILGANIGTSITGWIVSLSYVEGAGWASYFSSTTITAVVAVAGMLLHMFAKKDVLKHTGSILLGFAVLMAGMSMMSGAVAPLRTNPVFIDTMVALNNPLLAGLFGIAFAAILQSSSAAVGVIQALSTTGAITFQGAFPMVMGIGIGASFPVLLAAMGSSRAGQRTSLAYLVVSVLGMVLGALVYYPLEMLGMLHLNDLVMDPFTIAATNTLFRAIAMTLMLPAVHGVRSLIMLLMPVTEAEKEDQPDFEKLDSRLLQNPELAYQRAMEVMEGMALKAQKNVHRAIRLLEDYSDEGYRKVEHLEKTLNKYEDKLGKYLVAIMTMAISEDQSRSISKSLQAIGDFESIGDYALEIANLARSVNQKKESFSLEARDELAIMSAAVEESIDLTVEAFENDDVQSIRRVFPLRELVTVSADEIKKRHIRRLQEGKCSMEMGFIQSEMLVNMQRIVDHCANIALDMVKQAEQDFNVHRFLRKYQEQSRSEYADLLSQYETKYNINQVPHPQEEEEDRSPAERPEGMVLQS, encoded by the coding sequence GTCTGCTCACAGGCGTGGCCCTGTTTCTGTTCGGAATGTCTTCCATGTCTGACGGGCTGAAAAAAGTCGCCGGCAACAAAATGGAGATGATCCTGTACAAACTCACCAATACCCCGCTGAAAGGCTTCCTGCTGGGAACAGCCGTGACCTGTGCCGTACAGTCATCCAGCGCCGCCACGGTGATGGTCATCGGCTTTGTGAATTCCGGAATGATGAAGTTCACCCAGGCCATTGCCGTGATCCTGGGTGCCAACATCGGCACGAGCATCACCGGCTGGATCGTATCCCTGTCCTATGTGGAAGGGGCTGGCTGGGCTTCCTATTTTTCCAGTACCACGATCACAGCGGTGGTTGCAGTGGCGGGTATGCTGCTGCATATGTTTGCGAAAAAGGATGTCCTGAAGCACACAGGCTCCATCCTGCTGGGATTCGCGGTGCTGATGGCCGGCATGTCCATGATGTCCGGTGCCGTTGCACCCCTGCGGACCAACCCCGTGTTCATTGACACCATGGTGGCGCTCAACAACCCGCTTCTGGCAGGGCTCTTCGGCATCGCCTTTGCGGCCATCCTGCAGTCCAGTTCCGCGGCCGTGGGCGTCATCCAGGCCCTGTCGACTACCGGCGCCATCACGTTCCAGGGGGCCTTCCCCATGGTCATGGGCATTGGAATCGGGGCTTCCTTCCCGGTGCTGCTGGCAGCCATGGGATCCAGCCGGGCGGGGCAGAGAACCAGTCTGGCCTATCTTGTGGTCTCCGTACTGGGCATGGTGCTGGGAGCCCTGGTGTATTACCCGCTGGAGATGCTGGGTATGCTGCACCTGAATGATCTGGTCATGGATCCCTTCACCATTGCAGCCACCAACACACTGTTCCGTGCCATTGCCATGACGCTCATGCTGCCGGCTGTGCATGGCGTGCGGTCCCTGATCATGCTGCTGATGCCGGTGACCGAAGCCGAGAAAGAGGACCAGCCGGATTTCGAGAAGCTGGATTCCAGACTCCTGCAGAACCCCGAACTGGCTTATCAGCGGGCCATGGAGGTCATGGAAGGCATGGCGCTGAAGGCGCAGAAAAATGTGCACCGCGCCATCCGGCTGCTGGAGGACTATTCCGATGAAGGGTACCGGAAAGTGGAGCATCTGGAGAAGACCCTGAACAAATACGAGGACAAGCTGGGAAAATACCTGGTGGCGATCATGACGATGGCCATCAGCGAAGACCAGTCCCGTTCCATATCCAAGAGCCTGCAGGCCATTGGCGATTTTGAATCCATTGGCGACTATGCCCTGGAGATCGCGAACCTGGCCCGGTCGGTGAACCAGAAGAAAGAAAGCTTCTCTCTGGAGGCCCGGGATGAGCTGGCGATCATGAGTGCGGCCGTGGAGGAAAGCATTGACCTGACGGTGGAGGCCTTCGAGAACGATGATGTGCAGTCCATCCGACGGGTGTTCCCGCTGCGGGAACTGGTTACAGTGTCTGCGGATGAAATCAAGAAGCGGCATATCCGCCGGCTGCAGGAAGGAAAGTGCTCCATGGAAATGGGGTTCATCCAGAGTGAAATGCTGGTGAATATGCAGCGAATAGTGGATCACTGTGCCAACATTGCCCTGGATATGGTGAAGCAGGCGGAGCAGGACTTCAATGTCCACCGGTTTTTGCGCAAATACCAGGAGCAGTCACGAAGCGAATATGCCGACCTGCTGTCGCAATACGAAACCAAGTACAATATCAACCAGGTCCCGCATCCTCAGGAAGAGGAAGAAGACCGAAGTCCGGCAGAAAGGCCGGAAGGCATGGTTCTGCAGTCGTAA
- a CDS encoding aldo/keto reductase produces the protein MAEKEMRTLSNGVNMPEIGFGTYLLDNLQARSCVGQALQDGYRLIDGAAFYGNETGVGQGIRDAMQSGVSREDLFVVSKVWKDSMGYELTMASFEKTLRELQLEYLDLYLIHWPSGDHELDRSSWQALIDLYKSGKARAIGVSNFKPEDLMPLFDMESCRW, from the coding sequence ATGGCAGAAAAGGAAATGAGAACTTTATCAAATGGTGTGAATATGCCGGAAATCGGCTTCGGCACATATCTGCTGGACAATCTCCAGGCACGTTCCTGTGTTGGTCAGGCTTTGCAGGATGGCTACCGTCTGATCGATGGAGCGGCGTTTTACGGCAATGAAACAGGGGTGGGACAAGGCATCCGGGATGCAATGCAGTCCGGTGTATCCCGCGAAGATCTGTTTGTCGTGAGCAAGGTCTGGAAAGATTCTATGGGTTATGAACTGACCATGGCCTCTTTTGAGAAAACCCTGCGGGAACTGCAGCTTGAATACCTGGATCTGTACCTGATTCACTGGCCTTCCGGCGACCATGAACTTGACCGGTCGAGCTGGCAGGCCCTGATCGATCTCTACAAAAGCGGAAAAGCCCGGGCGATCGGCGTCTCGAATTTCAAGCCGGAGGATCTGATGCCGCTGTTCGATATGGAATCGTGCCGATGGTGA
- a CDS encoding MBL fold metallo-hydrolase: MKGREGQSMYELTHIKGRTWTIESPARVGLYQLDDTRVVLIDAGSDKEAGRKIRQVLDRNHWQLAAIYITHSNADHIGGCRFLQDRTGCRIYAPGIECAFTKWSVLEPSFLYGGYPFKALRHKFLMAQPCDCRELTPDVLPEGLEMIDLPGHFFQMQGFRTADDVVFLADCLSSRETLKKYGLSFVYDVQAYLETLDRVRDMQAAVFVAAHAPVTEDIRALAAFNQEHVKNLLHQILEILAEPKTFEDILAALCGLYDIRLNPAQYVLVGSTVRSFLSYLADEGSVLYEFENGKMWWKAC, translated from the coding sequence ATGAAAGGAAGGGAAGGACAGAGCATGTATGAACTCACGCATATAAAAGGAAGGACCTGGACCATTGAGTCGCCGGCCAGAGTGGGACTGTATCAGCTGGATGATACACGGGTCGTGCTGATCGATGCCGGCAGCGACAAGGAAGCCGGACGAAAAATACGCCAGGTGCTAGACCGGAATCACTGGCAGCTGGCGGCCATTTACATTACCCATTCCAATGCGGATCACATCGGTGGCTGCAGATTTCTTCAGGACCGCACCGGCTGCAGGATCTATGCGCCAGGCATCGAATGCGCCTTTACGAAATGGTCTGTGCTGGAGCCTTCCTTTCTTTATGGTGGGTATCCTTTCAAGGCACTGCGGCACAAGTTTCTCATGGCCCAGCCCTGTGACTGCCGGGAACTGACGCCGGATGTCCTGCCGGAAGGTCTGGAGATGATTGATCTGCCGGGACATTTTTTCCAGATGCAGGGATTCCGGACCGCAGATGATGTGGTCTTTCTGGCTGACTGCCTGAGCTCTCGGGAAACGCTGAAAAAGTATGGCCTCTCCTTTGTGTATGATGTCCAGGCTTATCTTGAGACGCTGGACAGGGTACGGGACATGCAGGCGGCTGTGTTTGTGGCCGCTCATGCCCCAGTGACAGAAGACATCCGGGCACTGGCTGCTTTCAATCAGGAGCATGTAAAAAACCTGCTCCATCAGATCCTGGAGATCCTGGCTGAACCCAAAACCTTCGAAGACATCCTGGCTGCTCTGTGCGGTCTGTATGACATCCGTCTGAATCCGGCCCAGTACGTGCTGGTGGGAAGCACAGTGCGCTCCTTCCTTTCGTATCTGGCGGATGAAGGCAGTGTTTTATATGAGTTCGAAAATGGAAAAATGTGGTGGAAGGCCTGTTAA
- a CDS encoding PhoH family protein, which yields METKTLTLDCKDYDMSLMQVLAGNHDENLDVLSQAFHVPVLLRGHQVKVLEVKPEDEAAILEVLNKALDIIDERLELSTADMKYLCSLAKSGQLSQFSAANLKPVARTKTGRPIYPRTAGQARLTGAFEDSDIVFAVGAAGTGKTYLAVAWAVQQLKKENIERIVLTRPAVEAGESLGFLPGDMKEKVDPYLRPLYDALYDMLGQETVDRYLERGVIEIAPLAFMRGRTLNKAVVILDEAQNATKAQMKMFLTRMGQQCRMIVTGDVTQIDLIRRQDSGLVQAADLLKDIDGISVIRLTESDVVRHPLVAKIIAAYASVE from the coding sequence ATGGAAACCAAGACTCTGACCCTGGACTGCAAAGACTATGATATGTCGCTGATGCAGGTGCTGGCAGGAAATCACGACGAAAACCTGGACGTGCTCTCCCAGGCCTTTCATGTGCCGGTGCTTCTGCGCGGGCATCAGGTGAAGGTCCTGGAAGTGAAGCCCGAGGACGAAGCAGCGATCCTGGAAGTGCTGAACAAGGCACTGGACATCATTGACGAGCGCCTGGAGCTCTCCACGGCGGACATGAAATATCTGTGCTCTCTGGCAAAATCCGGGCAGCTGTCCCAGTTTTCGGCTGCAAACCTGAAACCGGTGGCCAGGACCAAAACCGGCCGGCCAATTTACCCGCGGACCGCAGGACAGGCCAGGCTCACGGGGGCTTTTGAAGACAGCGACATCGTCTTTGCGGTGGGCGCAGCCGGAACCGGCAAGACTTACCTGGCCGTGGCCTGGGCTGTGCAGCAGCTGAAAAAGGAAAACATCGAGCGGATCGTCCTGACCAGACCGGCGGTGGAAGCCGGGGAATCCCTGGGCTTTCTGCCGGGCGATATGAAGGAAAAAGTCGATCCTTACCTGCGCCCCCTTTACGATGCATTGTATGACATGCTGGGACAGGAAACCGTGGACCGCTATCTGGAACGGGGCGTCATTGAAATTGCACCCCTGGCTTTCATGCGGGGCCGGACTCTGAACAAAGCCGTGGTGATCCTGGACGAAGCCCAGAACGCCACAAAGGCACAGATGAAAATGTTCCTGACCCGCATGGGACAGCAGTGCCGGATGATTGTTACGGGTGATGTGACACAGATCGACCTGATCCGCCGGCAGGACTCCGGCCTGGTGCAGGCTGCGGATCTTCTGAAAGACATCGACGGCATCTCCGTGATCCGTCTGACGGAAAGCGACGTCGTCCGTCATCCCCTGGTGGCGAAAATCATCGCGGCTTACGCCTCTGTTGAATAA
- a CDS encoding aldo/keto reductase, which translates to MVNQIMVYPGWKQDTVTSFCRQHGIQVMAWSPLGRGRVLNNHLLRQIAAAYGKSTAQICLRWEIQKGFVPVPKSVSPARIRENLDVFDFELTTEQMQAIDSLPPME; encoded by the coding sequence ATGGTGAACCAGATCATGGTGTATCCCGGGTGGAAGCAGGACACTGTGACATCGTTCTGCCGGCAGCATGGGATCCAGGTCATGGCCTGGAGTCCGCTGGGCAGAGGACGTGTCCTGAATAATCACCTTCTGCGCCAGATTGCAGCAGCATACGGGAAATCCACCGCACAGATCTGCCTCCGCTGGGAGATCCAGAAAGGATTCGTACCGGTTCCCAAATCTGTCAGTCCGGCCCGCATCCGGGAAAATCTGGATGTCTTCGACTTCGAACTGACAACTGAGCAGATGCAGGCCATTGATTCCCTGCCGCCCATGGAGTAA
- the rpsU gene encoding 30S ribosomal protein S21 yields the protein MPKVVVKENEQLDDALRRFKRQVSRNGTLAEARKREFYVKPGVRRKLKSEAARKARRGK from the coding sequence ATGCCTAAAGTTGTTGTCAAAGAGAACGAACAGCTCGATGACGCCCTGCGCCGGTTCAAGCGTCAGGTGTCCCGCAACGGCACCCTTGCCGAGGCCCGTAAAAGAGAATTTTACGTGAAGCCGGGTGTTCGCCGTAAGCTGAAATCTGAAGCTGCACGCAAAGCCCGTAGAGGAAAATAA
- a CDS encoding helix-turn-helix domain-containing protein: MKLSHTTACTEQSASTVPRPGSSLKFIRRKRGLSLEQVSILTGVSRPMLSQIEREASVPTISTLWKIASGLQIPLSSLLQEPERRMQKVVPDRPVEAEDGRMKAWLLFPFDPNTGTEIWRVSLEPGCVHSSPPHAAGTEETILLEQGTLVMTAGDSQEMLEDLQALRFMADVDHSYRAGGHGCRFMNIIQYHG; encoded by the coding sequence ATGAAACTATCACATACAACAGCTTGTACGGAACAATCTGCATCCACTGTCCCCAGACCAGGGAGCAGCCTGAAATTCATCCGCCGGAAACGAGGCCTGTCTCTGGAACAGGTGAGCATCCTGACGGGAGTATCACGCCCCATGCTATCGCAGATCGAACGGGAAGCCTCGGTTCCCACCATCAGCACGCTGTGGAAAATTGCTTCGGGGCTGCAGATCCCGCTCTCCAGTCTGCTGCAGGAACCGGAGCGCCGGATGCAGAAAGTGGTGCCGGACAGGCCGGTTGAAGCAGAAGACGGACGGATGAAGGCCTGGCTGCTGTTTCCCTTCGATCCGAACACCGGAACAGAGATCTGGCGGGTGAGTCTGGAACCTGGTTGTGTCCATTCTTCACCGCCTCATGCAGCGGGAACGGAGGAAACGATCCTCCTGGAACAGGGAACGCTGGTCATGACAGCAGGAGACAGCCAGGAAATGCTGGAGGACCTGCAGGCTTTGCGGTTCATGGCAGATGTTGACCACAGCTACCGGGCGGGCGGACACGGATGCCGGTTTATGAACATCATCCAGTACCATGGCTGA
- the aspS gene encoding aspartate--tRNA ligase produces the protein MMRNIENGTLRPEHIGQDVELVGWVSKKRNFGQLCFIDLRDRTGICQLVFDEDKKNAVKDVRNEYILHVKGKVRERASKNPDLPTGDVEVEVTDFDIVNSAATTPLIIADQTDALEDTRMQYRYLDLRRPLMQKRLMERAAIVRSMREYLDGHGFIEVETPMLGKSTPEGARDYLVPSRVHPGSFYALPQSPQLYKQLLMIAGLERYYQFARCFRDEDLRADRQTDFTQVDLETSFLDEQEIMSMMEEMLVKLMKDVKGMDLPRPFRQISWTDAMNTYGSDKPDDRFGMELQDLKTLFKDTEFAVFKDAEAIKGIQVSGLEHLSNKDIKKYTEFVKKNGGSGLVVLKVQDGQLHGSAAKFLSDAEKAALLEGMQEGDAWFIVSGPWLKTVNALGALRNEIASIMGLKKKDEFSFLWVVDFPMFEWSEEENRWTACHHPFTQPKAEDIPLLTTDPGAVKANAYDIVLNGYELGGGSLRIHDNELQKQIFEILGLSDEDIKKKFGFFIDAFQYGTPPHGGLAFGLDRIAMILTGSDSIRDVIAFPKNAAANDPMSKAPAPVDQAQLEELKLAVVTEKK, from the coding sequence ATGATGAGAAACATCGAAAACGGGACACTGCGCCCGGAACACATTGGCCAGGACGTTGAGCTCGTCGGCTGGGTTTCCAAAAAGCGGAACTTCGGCCAGCTCTGCTTCATTGACCTGCGGGACAGGACGGGAATCTGCCAGCTGGTGTTTGACGAAGACAAAAAGAACGCCGTGAAGGATGTGCGGAATGAATATATCCTGCATGTCAAGGGAAAGGTGCGGGAACGGGCCAGCAAGAACCCGGATCTGCCGACAGGGGATGTGGAGGTGGAAGTCACGGACTTTGACATCGTGAACTCTGCTGCCACCACCCCGCTGATCATTGCCGATCAGACCGACGCGCTGGAGGATACCCGGATGCAGTACCGGTATCTGGACCTGCGGCGCCCGCTCATGCAGAAACGGCTGATGGAACGCGCGGCGATCGTGCGCTCGATGCGCGAGTACCTGGACGGACACGGCTTCATCGAAGTGGAGACCCCCATGCTGGGCAAGAGCACACCTGAAGGTGCCCGTGACTATCTGGTCCCCAGCCGGGTGCACCCGGGAAGCTTCTACGCGCTGCCGCAGTCACCCCAGCTGTACAAGCAGCTGCTCATGATTGCCGGCCTGGAACGCTACTATCAGTTTGCCCGGTGTTTCCGGGATGAGGATCTTCGTGCGGACCGTCAGACCGACTTCACGCAGGTGGACCTGGAGACCAGTTTCCTGGATGAGCAGGAAATCATGTCCATGATGGAAGAGATGCTCGTGAAGCTGATGAAGGATGTCAAGGGCATGGATCTGCCCCGTCCCTTCCGGCAGATCAGCTGGACGGATGCCATGAACACCTATGGATCGGACAAGCCGGATGACCGCTTCGGCATGGAGCTGCAGGATCTGAAGACACTCTTCAAAGACACGGAGTTTGCGGTGTTCAAGGACGCCGAAGCCATCAAGGGCATCCAGGTATCCGGGCTGGAGCATCTGTCCAACAAGGACATCAAGAAATATACCGAATTTGTGAAGAAAAACGGCGGTTCCGGACTGGTGGTCCTGAAAGTCCAGGACGGACAGCTGCATGGATCGGCTGCGAAATTTCTGTCCGATGCAGAGAAGGCAGCCCTGCTGGAGGGGATGCAGGAAGGTGATGCCTGGTTCATTGTGTCCGGCCCCTGGCTGAAGACTGTCAACGCCCTGGGTGCCCTGCGCAACGAGATTGCCTCAATCATGGGCCTGAAGAAGAAGGACGAATTTTCGTTCCTGTGGGTCGTGGATTTCCCGATGTTCGAGTGGAGTGAAGAGGAAAACCGGTGGACGGCCTGTCACCATCCCTTTACGCAGCCCAAGGCAGAGGATATCCCGCTGCTGACGACTGATCCCGGTGCCGTGAAGGCGAATGCCTATGACATCGTGCTGAACGGCTATGAGCTGGGGGGCGGCAGCCTGCGTATTCATGACAATGAACTGCAGAAGCAGATCTTCGAGATTCTGGGGCTGTCGGATGAAGACATCAAAAAGAAGTTCGGCTTCTTCATTGATGCCTTCCAGTATGGAACGCCGCCACACGGGGGACTGGCCTTTGGTCTGGACCGCATCGCGATGATCCTTACAGGCAGCGATTCGATCCGGGATGTCATAGCCTTCCCGAAAAATGCCGCAGCCAATGACCCGATGTCCAAGGCTCCGGCGCCGGTGGATCAGGCACAGCTGGAGGAACTGAAGCTGGCTGTTGTGACAGAAAAGAAATAA
- a CDS encoding VanZ family protein: protein MNGYIEVIRDSFLWFPLAALLFTTPYIFYNYHKYGSVWSFRILVVYSFILYLMTVYFLVILPLPSRDAVAHMTGRTMNLDPCGVIRDFLKELPAHGVLHNPALWQFGFNILMVVPFGMYLRYWFGYSLPRTFLWSLGLSMFFELTQLSGLYGLYPRPYRLYDVDDLISNTLGGCLGWLITGPILGILPARSQVDAASYRSGQHVSPLRRLSALFVDALVMAVLYFWSLGWWPEMITGYVLLGMLAGRTPGMAAVSLRVESADGLSGRMLRGIYQLAGYLWLPILGARLGYPFDLAAWLLWLFLCLSGTASLLQGRPGWFGLWSDSRIVSSIRQ from the coding sequence ATGAATGGATATATCGAGGTGATCCGGGATTCCTTTCTGTGGTTTCCCCTGGCAGCTCTGCTGTTTACAACACCCTACATTTTTTACAACTATCACAAATACGGCTCTGTGTGGTCCTTTCGGATCCTGGTGGTCTACTCCTTCATCCTCTATCTCATGACTGTGTATTTCCTGGTGATTCTGCCTCTGCCTTCCCGGGATGCTGTCGCCCATATGACCGGAAGGACCATGAACCTGGATCCCTGTGGTGTCATCCGGGATTTCCTGAAGGAACTGCCGGCCCATGGTGTCCTTCACAATCCGGCCCTCTGGCAGTTTGGCTTCAACATTCTCATGGTCGTACCTTTCGGAATGTATCTAAGATACTGGTTCGGCTACTCCCTTCCCAGAACTTTCCTGTGGTCCCTGGGACTGTCGATGTTTTTCGAGCTCACCCAGCTGAGCGGACTTTACGGTCTCTATCCCCGGCCCTACCGTCTCTACGATGTGGATGACCTGATTTCCAATACTCTGGGCGGCTGCCTCGGATGGCTGATCACGGGCCCCATTCTGGGGATCCTCCCCGCCCGCAGTCAGGTGGATGCCGCCAGCTACCGCTCCGGGCAGCATGTATCACCCCTGCGAAGGCTGTCCGCGCTGTTTGTGGATGCGCTTGTGATGGCGGTTCTATACTTCTGGAGCCTTGGCTGGTGGCCGGAAATGATCACCGGCTATGTCCTGCTGGGCATGCTCGCAGGCCGGACCCCAGGCATGGCCGCCGTTTCTTTGCGGGTGGAGTCTGCAGACGGCCTGTCCGGACGGATGCTGCGAGGCATCTATCAGCTGGCAGGGTATCTGTGGCTGCCCATCCTTGGCGCCCGGCTTGGATATCCCTTCGATCTGGCCGCCTGGCTGCTGTGGCTCTTCCTCTGTCTGAGCGGGACAGCCAGTCTGCTGCAGGGGCGCCCAGGCTGGTTTGGCCTGTGGTCAGACAGCAGAATTGTATCTTCCATCCGGCAATGA
- a CDS encoding YebC/PmpR family DNA-binding transcriptional regulator → MGRHFEVRAAAMQKTANQKAKIYSRYSKEILVAAKNGDPNPDMNQTLKKAIERAKANNVPADVIKRAIDKAKSSADESYSEARYEGFGSGGGSTIIIDCLTDNANRTIANLRACFNKSHAKMGVAGSVSFGYEYLGVIVIPFEDEEAMMDAMIENDIELKDIEIEDGYMTVTVDPTQLDDAKEVIDRLIPDVKYEVLESKMVPSEEVELEGEDLELFRRLVTLLDDVDDVQNVYHNVSNLN, encoded by the coding sequence ATGGGCAGACATTTTGAGGTTCGTGCTGCAGCCATGCAGAAAACCGCGAATCAGAAAGCGAAAATCTATTCCCGCTACTCCAAGGAAATCCTGGTGGCCGCCAAGAACGGTGACCCCAACCCCGATATGAACCAGACGCTGAAAAAAGCCATCGAGCGGGCGAAAGCCAACAACGTTCCCGCAGATGTCATCAAGCGTGCCATTGACAAAGCCAAGTCCAGTGCGGATGAATCCTACAGCGAAGCCCGCTATGAAGGGTTCGGCTCCGGCGGCGGCAGCACGATCATCATCGACTGTCTGACAGACAACGCCAACCGGACCATTGCGAACCTGCGTGCCTGCTTCAATAAGTCCCACGCAAAAATGGGAGTGGCCGGTTCCGTTTCCTTCGGCTACGAATACCTGGGTGTCATCGTCATCCCGTTTGAAGATGAAGAAGCCATGATGGATGCGATGATCGAAAACGACATCGAGCTCAAGGACATCGAAATCGAAGACGGCTACATGACCGTCACCGTGGACCCCACACAGCTGGACGATGCCAAGGAAGTCATCGACAGGCTGATCCCGGATGTGAAGTATGAAGTTCTGGAATCCAAGATGGTGCCCAGCGAAGAAGTGGAGCTGGAAGGCGAAGACCTGGAACTGTTCCGCCGTCTGGTGACCCTGCTGGATGACGTCGATGACGTACAGAACGTATATCACAACGTATCGAACCTGAACTGA
- the hisS gene encoding histidine--tRNA ligase, whose protein sequence is MTYQIPRGTADLLPEQSPAWQSLEQHLKDFCYLYDFREIRTPIFEHTNVFKRENDSSDMVNKEMYTFTLPGSKTSLTIRPEGTAGVVRSFVENKLYADPDLPMKLYYLGPMARHERPQKGRLRIFNQFGVESLGVKSPYADAEVMVLAYSILKSLGLSDIRILLNTLGDDESRAAYRAALKDYFAPYVGELCADCKRRYEQNPLRILDCKVDHDKECMQQAPRMSDYLNDESREYFRTVCEILDRLEIPYQVEDDLVRGLDYYTHTVFEIVSENREMGAQSTVLAGGRYDNLIPYFGGPEGMSGIGWALGLERLLIALQAEGITLEDAAGVDCYVMVLDEKARMYAFELLTQLRAAGYQSEMDFQGRGFKGQFKAADRAHAKHVLIIGGREFEEGVVTVKTTETRTQETVAAADLVAYLDGLDADGDDHHHHDHEEGCQCEACRGEH, encoded by the coding sequence ATGACATATCAGATCCCCCGCGGCACCGCGGACCTGCTGCCGGAACAGTCACCGGCCTGGCAGTCCCTGGAGCAGCACCTGAAGGATTTCTGTTACCTGTATGACTTCCGGGAAATCCGGACGCCGATTTTTGAACACACCAATGTCTTCAAGCGGGAAAACGACTCCAGCGACATGGTGAACAAAGAGATGTATACCTTCACGCTCCCGGGATCGAAGACCAGCCTGACCATCCGCCCGGAAGGCACGGCCGGTGTGGTGCGCAGTTTTGTGGAAAACAAGCTGTATGCCGATCCGGACCTGCCCATGAAGCTGTACTACCTCGGTCCCATGGCCCGGCACGAGCGGCCTCAGAAGGGAAGGCTGCGGATTTTCAACCAGTTCGGTGTGGAATCCCTGGGCGTGAAAAGCCCCTATGCGGATGCCGAAGTCATGGTCCTGGCCTATTCGATCCTGAAAAGCCTGGGGCTGTCCGACATCAGGATCCTGCTCAACACCCTGGGAGACGATGAAAGCCGTGCAGCCTACCGTGCAGCCCTGAAGGACTACTTTGCCCCGTATGTCGGTGAGCTGTGTGCCGACTGCAAGAGACGGTATGAGCAGAATCCGCTGCGGATCCTGGACTGCAAAGTGGATCACGACAAAGAGTGCATGCAGCAGGCGCCGAGAATGTCCGATTACCTCAATGACGAATCCCGTGAGTATTTCCGGACAGTCTGCGAAATCCTGGACCGCCTGGAGATCCCCTATCAGGTGGAGGATGACCTGGTCCGCGGTCTGGACTACTACACTCACACAGTGTTTGAAATCGTGTCGGAGAACCGGGAAATGGGAGCCCAGTCCACGGTGCTGGCCGGCGGCCGGTATGACAACCTGATTCCATATTTCGGCGGCCCGGAAGGCATGTCCGGCATTGGCTGGGCCCTGGGTCTGGAACGGCTGCTCATCGCCCTGCAGGCAGAAGGCATTACGCTGGAGGATGCAGCCGGCGTGGACTGCTATGTGATGGTCCTGGATGAAAAAGCCCGGATGTATGCCTTCGAGCTCCTGACACAGTTGCGTGCAGCAGGCTATCAGTCCGAGATGGATTTTCAGGGGCGCGGCTTCAAGGGACAGTTCAAGGCGGCTGACCGGGCTCATGCAAAGCATGTGCTGATCATTGGCGGCCGGGAATTCGAGGAAGGCGTGGTGACGGTCAAGACCACGGAAACCCGCACACAGGAGACCGTGGCGGCTGCCGATCTGGTGGCCTATCTCGACGGTCTGGATGCCGACGGGGATGACCATCACCACCACGATCATGAAGAAGGCTGCCAGTGCGAAGCATGCCGGGGAGAACACTGA